GCTGCGCGAGGGCCGGGCCTCCAGCACCGTCACGCGGACGGCCAGCGTGTCACCGGGGCGGACTGGCGCGAGCCAACGCAGCTCGTCGATGCCCGGCGATCCGAGACCGTTCGTCTCGCCGAAGACGTGAGCGACCATCTGGCGCATCGTCAGCGCCACGGTATGCCAGCCGCTGGCGATTAGGCCGCCGTACGCTGAGGCCTTCGCGGCTTCTGGATCGGTGTGGAACGTCTGCGGATCGTACTGCGACGCGAACGCGACGATCTCCGACTCGCCGGCGCTCACGCGGCCGGCGTCGAAGATGCGGCCGGGCGGGAAGTCCTCGAAGAACCGATCTGCGAGCGGATCGACACGCGGCACGGTCGCTGGCAGTCAGTGCGTGTGCGTCGGCAGGGCCTTGCCGACGCAATCGCCGCAGGTACCGATGATCGCGAAATGGGCCAGATCGGCGTGGAAGCCGTACGTTTCGCGCAGATGCTGGTCGAGCGGCGCAAGCTCCCGCACGTCGATCTGGCGCTCGGAGCCGCACGTCCGGCAGACCATGTGCTGATGATTCGAGTCCTCAGCCAGGTGGTACAGCGCGATGCCGTCGTCAAAGTGGGTGTGCGTCACGAGCCCGAGCGTCTGCAACAGCTCCAGCGTCCGGTAGACGGTCGAGATGTTCACCTGGGGGAACTGCGCCGCGACCTGGGCATGCACTGACTCGGCGGAGACGTGCCCCTCGGCGGCTTCGATGGCATCAAGAATGAGCTGCCGCTGCG
This genomic stretch from Chloroflexota bacterium harbors:
- a CDS encoding MaoC family dehydratase, giving the protein MPRVDPLADRFFEDFPPGRIFDAGRVSAGESEIVAFASQYDPQTFHTDPEAAKASAYGGLIASGWHTVALTMRQMVAHVFGETNGLGSPGIDELRWLAPVRPGDTLAVRVTVLEARPSRSKPDRGLIRFKVEAENQDGVMAMTLVGLGFMKRRPASRQGDCMFVGVPRTS
- a CDS encoding transcriptional repressor; translated protein: MGQLVHTLKERGHRLTPQRQLILDAIEAAEGHVSAESVHAQVAAQFPQVNISTVYRTLELLQTLGLVTHTHFDDGIALYHLAEDSNHQHMVCRTCGSERQIDVRELAPLDQHLRETYGFHADLAHFAIIGTCGDCVGKALPTHTH